CGTACGTGGCTCAGGTAAGTTTTCGACAAAAATCTTATATTtaaagtcttaaaagttagtataaGGCACTCCGTCTACTACAGCACAGCAAATAAAGTCATAACGTTTGTAGTACTAGCAGCGCTATTCAGATTTGATGCATTTttgctaaaatgttttatttaatagaGATTATAATTTCCATTATTTTTATCAATCTAAATACCTTTCACTTGTTCagtattgtgtttttgttgctaTGTAAACGATGAACTTAATATAGGCAGATGGCCATTGCTTTTCTGAACAGCAGTTGGAAGTATTCTGAGGTAATTTAAATTTTAGGAAAAATATGAGGATGATTATCGATGATTATATAATTGAGTTCAATAACATAGTAATTTTGGttgtttcatttcattgtgagtgtttgtttgatgtttaaatgaTCAACATAATATGGTTAATTGTTCTGTCCCGTttgttagaaaagcttttgcaaATATCTTGTCTGAGgtaaattgtcattttaaacacatttagtgAGTGTGAATAATATGATTTTTGtctctatatatatttatgatgctCTGGCAGTTTTAGTTACTGTATAAAGTGTATTATTATGATCTGTATGATAGTTTGAGTGCTTACAATGGCagcaaatttaaaaacaaaacaaacaaaatatgtttacattgaCATTATTTAAGTTAGTTCAGATTTTTTGACAACCATTTTGTTATGCACAGTGCAATCTGATTTACGTTATTGTATATCAGATGTATGAAATGTACAGTGATTTAATGAACAGGTGTTTCATATCATAGTCATTTGCCATACTGTGGATTTTAAACACATCAAGGGCTGGAAATGACTGAATAAATTTCTTGCCTTTTTCCTTAGCTAATATTTCCCTCATATTTGTTTCCTCTCTTCTTGTGTGTAAACAGGTCATTGGCACTGCTGTGTAAGTGTTTCACTGACAGACACCTCAAGACATTTTAGTGGGTGTAACTGGACatcatttatgttaatctgtaatattcaattattatgttttatgtctTTGCAAAACAGATCACAACATCATTTGCTGTAAGTTGTTTTTAACCAgctgttacaaacatttttattatttgactTTAACCCTAAGTGTTTTTGATCTTAACCATACTGTCATATTAGTTTTATCGGAGATAGGACATAGAGGTACTAAGCCATCTGTTTCTCTGTGCAGGGCATGTACATCTAGGATGCGATCAATCCAGATGAGATTCTCTCCAATGCCAGCAAACCGACAGTGGAAGACACGAGCCAGCACTTCTCCCACCACATTGCCTCAGGCTTTTGAGATACCGACTTATAACTGCTTCTCCCCCCTATGTTGGGATCACCGGGGCCTCCATCGCCCGGGATGTACACGCTACATTAGGTGTAGGTAAGACGCACACTCACTGCTTCCCTGGTGCTTGTGTTCTCAATGTTTCTGTGCAGGTGCCTGGGATAATGAAGACAATTTGGGTTGTCGTGTTACACGCCAGGTGAACAACATCAGAGTGCGGCAGTCAGAGATCCTAAAGAAGGACTCCATATGTTTAGTCGAGACAGTACGCCGTACATCTCTTACGACGAGGATATTTGTTTCAGGACCGCTTTCCCGATACTGACAAGGACATTTAAGGTTCAATGGACAACTTGCTTTCAATGAATGGTTAATGTCTGTAGCCtttttcacacacatattatggaAAAAATACAGAGTACACATCCGGGAGTTGTTCGGGATTATTTGATTTTTGTTAATTCACGCTGCCAATATTTCTCTCTCGAGAAACCACacgtgtatttttttgtttatgataagatcatAAAGGAGTGCGTTAcaccagtgcttcccaatcctggtcctcgagcacgCCCTCTCAAAAagtttagatgtctccttatttaactcatcagcttgttagggagacatgtttaccattttggaaggaggctgataagttgaatcaggtgttttaaataagtttttgggagggggtgctcgaggaccaggattgggaagcactgagTTACACGCTGTTTTGTTATGCTGGTGAATGTTCATAGCTGATAGTGACGAGCCCCCTGATTTcttcttcagtccagtttgcagatttttctcattgtgaatgttaatctgcatttaaatcTGCCATGTCAAAGGGGAAAAGACTATATTTTTGTCGTGATGACACAATATTTATGTTGACTAATTATCAACGTTGAAATTGACACCGCCGATTCTATCCACCAAACGCAACAGCTCTAAGTCTAGCATACACATAATTGCATTCACTAACCTTTGCCTCAGGttataaataacttaataatcACAACCATCCACTACCTAAAAAGCTATGAACAGCAGTCATGCAAATTTTCTCAATTTGCTTTTCTATTTCTACTAGCAATTATGTGAGCTGCAGTCTGGATCCTGCCTCTGTCAGATCACCTAACACAAATGGAAAGATGACATCGACCCTTGCAAGGACTTCAGGCGATCCCAGCACTGGACTACATACAGTGGTAATCATGTGCGTTTCATGTTTAACTTTGGATACTTTTGGAGATCATTTCATCTTCCCCTcgcttaaatgtttacattatcagaatttttttaccaggggtgcccaaacttgtGCATGTCCCTGTACTGATATATACTATACAAATAATataagttgaatttacttatTTGAAACGCATTATACTAAACACTACACTgcaatgttgtttttaacatttgtgcataatatatgattttttgtctttttccttCATTAGATTTTCAGTAGTCCGTGTCAAATTTTCTTTCAAGGTGAGATAgctttacatgttttttattgtgcTTTAGTGGTCAAACAGGCCCGGTTTATGTTCTTAACCAGCATGAGTTTATTTATTGTGATATacacaaaacaagatattttgataaatgatgttaagTACACAGCTGCTCATTTACTTCAATAAAATGTCtctttcctattatggaagtcaatgggtaccatcaactgtatgattgacatcatttatcagattaaagaatttttggcaagtttataacaacatgaaggtgagtaaatgatacaattataatttttacgTAAACTTTTAGCTTTAAAGGATTATTTACTCCACCCCATGCTatccaagatgtttgtctttctttctttagccaaacacaatcagagttatattaaatactgtcctggccagtggcggctcgtgactgctcttctgaggggtgcgaattcaaaataagtgttcagagtgtcatgtgtgttgctcgtgtcttcaaaaatatgtgtttgttacatcatgtaaaccatgtgcatcacgtgtcttgtcaaaagaagtgcctgctgcacacgcgtcaaaaccttttatgataaaagagatgctcatgttcacaaaatacacgcaacacattcacttaacattaaactctgattacgcatgagataaTGCAggtatcttttatcataaaccattatgacgtgtgtgcagcaggcacttattttgaaatgacacgTGATTCACATGCGATACGCCTAACACgtattttaaaatgacgaaccacacacatgacgggctacatacatgttgggaTGAGCTTcgcattgcattgtgcgcccTCGGAAAATAAGTCATTGTCCGCCACTGGTCCTGGTTCTTCAATGCTTAATAATGGCATTGACTGGGCATCAATGTTTTGAAGTtccaaaagtgcatccatccatcattaaagtgaTCCATATATAACCCAGTGGGTCTTCTGATGCAAAATGATAGGCTTGTGagaaaaactttatattttaagctttaagCGAGTTACGATGTatatgtaatgtaaacagaCTACAACAACTCAATCGCATTGTTTCTCACGTGTCTCTACTGCGTTTCATCAGAATTCATATTAAGACTAGTCATGAGATGCATAACATCCAATGCGATAACACGTGCCGCCATATTTAAATTGTCTTTTTAACTTTGTAAATGTCTTGTCTCTGTCATAAAAAGCTATAAATATGAATAGTTTTTCTCACAAACGTATTGTTTCGCTTCGGAAGACATTTATTAATCCACTGGGTTACAtatggattactttaatgatggatggataaacATTGAGCTTTGAAAAACATTGATCCCAGTCAATGACATtataaagcaaaaatataaatacaatatataaatgtaaagaaccaggaaatgatttaatataactctgattgtgttctgttaaaaaagtaataatcagtcaattttcattttggtgggaggagtaatcctttaactcaTTCGAGTCATCAGACAGTCATCTTGTTGCTTTGACTGAATTCAGTTACAGATCAAAATCCCTGGTGGTAATTCAACACTGCTCAGTCTTATCTATTTAGGTACACTGACGATCCTGAAGGTgtgtttaacattaataaaataataaagtaatgcataaaGTGATAATTAAACATTACTGATGATGTGTGCTGTTAACAAGCAGAAGGGtaaagataaactaaaacaaagacGTCAAAGCAACAAGATGACTTGGTTCAGACAACTCGACCCTTTNNNNNNNNNNNNNNNNNNNNNNNNNNNNNNNNNNNNNNNNNNNNNNNNNNNNNNNNNNNNNNNNNNNNNNNNNNNNNNNNNNNNNNNNNNNNNNNNNNNNNNNNNNNNNNNNNNNNNNNNNNNNNNNNNNNNNNNNNNNNNNNNNNNNNNNNNNNNNNNNNNNNNNNNNNNNNNNNNNNNNNNNNNNNNNNNNNNNNNNNTAAAATGTCTTTTATTTAACAGTGCATTTTATCCTTTATCTTAGACAAAGCAGAccatgttattttcatttaatacaTTCTGGAACAAATCTGGGTCCACTTATCATTTCTacttacaaatgaacatttctgTTCTGCTCCGTTTACAGTTTTTGGGTGAGATCTAGACCGAGGACTAAGGCGTATACTAGGACAGAACTAAGTGTTGTGGCCCACAGGTGAGACAAACTTTGCTACTTGGTATCTGTTAGACACGATACATTGAAGAAGGGCCCATTCATATTATACTTAAACTTGGTCCAGGAccatttgatttttggttcattcacgctgccaatgattttccggaatctgtgTTTATGCCGTAAAGACACATGAtgtgtttaaagtcctgcacttgatAGGTTTTATCCACAGTGTCTGAGGGTTTGTTATTATTGGTTATTTCTCTCTGCAGAAgactgcatttttgtttatgataagactataatgGAGTGCGTGATGCGCTGTTCTAGTATGCACATGAATTAACCCAATTTCAAAGTGGATTTTTGAAACTCCCTGAACTCTGTTctagtccagtttgcagacatttctcattgtgaatgtaaatgttcatttaaacccccgttttaaagagctgaatgGTATACATTGTTGCTATGACGCacatgtattttgtttaatataagctcATGTGAGCACCTGATGCGCTAGAACTGTTATGCTGCTaaatgatctctgcttcagcgtGGATagtgacaagctccctgatctctgcttcagtccagtttgccgacCTTTGTAAAACccttgttttaaagagctgaaccataacttcaaaACTACGCCATTGTTTTTGCGTCTCATTCACAAAGAGGGCTTTCCAGGTATCTTACggtaatgttactaggtcctctttcctggAACATCTTTGCGTTCACACAAATGcctgtctgccaattttacggatattttctgggaccaaagtgctgtgtgaataagGTTATACTTTACTCGATTACATGAACACTGATGCAAGCACTTGTTCAACACAGTTTGGTGGTAAGCAAGTGGGTGACTGTTATCTTTAGATATCTCtaacaataaaatgtataattttcaaGACATTTGCATTAATTCCTCCTATAGCACTCATTTTAAGAATAGTTGAGGATGCAAAGAAGAATTAACACTGTTTATAATGCACAGCCAGACACTCAGGAATGCAACAACATAGTAGACCAGATGTTTTATATGCTTACataaagtactgtatgctttgTGGGTCCGCTTTTTGATTATCTATCCAATATACACGATTGTTCATGTTTGCCATAGGCacctaaatttaaatataaaaatgtgatcgtatgattaataattttttgttggaTGTTTCCATTTAGGTGATCCTAAAGCAACAAAGAGAAACCATGGAGAGGAAGAAGTGGTGTTCAGATGTTTAAAAGGCAGTGTTCGGGACAGGAAGCAAAGGCAACAAAGAGGAACCTCTAAGGTTTAAAGGCACTGCTTGCAGAGACGAGTGCAGAAAACAAGACAGAAGACCTGTCGAGAATGTTttatgattaaatgtttttgttatgtacatgcacattattatttacaatatatttctAAGATACATAAATATGTGACCTTGTATATGAAATCCAGGCTACTGTCTTAACATCTTATGACATCTAAAGTTTGAATTTACTGATTTAACATTGAGTtcagtctttgacatgaccttactcagtcagtattgaatatgtcaagattatattttcagataatgttttctgaattgtgtaggatgattttatgtagaaaacagtaagtcacaaagaaatactttgctgggttttcacaggccgtGTCCCATTTGTACAACATATGTGAATTATCTTGAGACTAAAACTTCTGAaatccaaactgttatattttagcatttcaaatgcagccaccctttgcctagaattTGAAATATATACCCTTGGgtttttcagtaattttttGACATCTCACCCtgagatatttttaaagaaatttctATGTATTATGGGCTTGaattacttgtttattttatcattttgtccaagtaatttgaaaaaagttttaaattaaattttagttctcaattgaaataaatgtatatgttgagactatatttttgtccacaaacgtAATTGAATCATATACTTTAAGAGTATATTATTTTGAAGGGTATAAGAAATATTTTAGTAAAGTGTAAGTAAAACGTTTACACAGTAGTATAGCAGTGTATAATAGTTACAGAATATATAATTTATGTGTGACACATCTAAATATTCTGTTACTGATTTatccaagttgtttatgtgttatatttgtcaAATGAATAAATTTGCAACGTTTATTGACAGTGGTGTACTTGTTTTTAGTTATTATTGCACAGAAGCACATTATTCTGCATAAGTGTGAATGAATAAaggtttaatttaataaataaatgcacggTAAAGCCCGTGCAGAGCGGCTGTAATTGCATCGTTTAAACATCGGCCCGAGGGCATTTGCGACGAGATGCCGACATCTAGACGACATCTTCCCAATGAGCAAACGCTCCCTGAGCGACATCTTGCCGATGGAACTTTGAAAGTCGGCACAACGTCGGCcagatgtatgtgtgctgtcTGGGTTTACATTCCCTTACTGCACATCATACTTTATTTACCACATTCTTGGAAACTGCTAAAAGTGTTGGTGTATTATCTACAACTGCACAAAAGAGAGGACAACACAATCTTATAATAAACTAcaattaaaattgtatttatcagCAATGAAATTGTTGCATTGGCTGTAGGTTTAAGAGAGCAGCTGCCTCCAGAGATGATCTGTACAATCAATCAGTTTAGAGACATCACTCCTGCCAGCACATCACATGAAGATGCAGGACCACcacctgtgtttttttattctgctttttatgttgctgtttcaaacagataaaacaggattttaactgtttttaaaatagatttaaagtactttaggagcatcaaatttTAATTACAATCAGTAATTTAAATCTATGACAAGCataataaagatatcaagattatatttttacagaaaatgttacattatttatggtgatttatgtacaaaagtagctttaactgggtttttaaattcagtgtcatAAAAAGTTCACAACCTTTCATCAATAGCTCTCAGACTGTAGGGGTTAAAAAATGGGTGTGTTCTTGGCCATTGTaacaactggccaatcacagcGTGGCTGATCAGTGTTTCTACTATCGTGTGTATTGACTTTTCTTGCAGTGCACGAACGCGCAGTGATCTCAGATAATTCAATCCTGCCATACTAATCATCAACAGCAGTGGTGTTCAAAGAACCAAATAAGCGAGATCATAATTAGCCAGATCTAAACATATGGGATGTCTCATTTGATCTCAGATGTATTAAGTgacgtacgaagaacgggccccaggtggccaatacacaaaatgacaacataaacatcagttgaggtctgcaactccactttttaaatgacaatatcatggccggaccactgttggcAGTGATacaagtatttgaaatgaaaatgatttcttaatgtctagtgacatatcagggccattttatgattcattgatataaatttcttacatactgttcctttaaatacaagTAATAATACTTTTTGTGGGGAAATATTTAATTAGGTTATCTGTACTTTAACTCAAGTACTTGGTTTGTCCATCACTGATTATTTGACCTAATAACTTTATTTTCAGTTCTTTTGCCAAGGCAAAGGGATGTATCCTGGAGTGGAAATGGAATGATGTGCCCCATCCACGGCAGGACGACGGACATTCTTGTGGAATCCATGTGCTAATGGTAGATatgta
This window of the Paramisgurnus dabryanus chromosome 10, PD_genome_1.1, whole genome shotgun sequence genome carries:
- the LOC135718189 gene encoding uncharacterized protein isoform X4, with the protein product MPRFSLLVRVQLLLPLQCNPPEQRRHHGCIKQFHVNSNTQNPGMKHCHEHAKPTDGDIFLNPEKPLQSRLAMNKEKMRELTSQTYVAQVIGTAVSQHHLLACTSRMRSIQMRFSPMPANRQWKTRASTSPTTLPQAFEIPTYNCFSPLCWDHRGLHRPGCTRYIRCSNYVSCSLDPASVRSPNTNGKMTSTLARTSGDPSTGLHTVVIIFSVVRVKFSFKFLGEI
- the LOC135718189 gene encoding uncharacterized protein isoform X6; translated protein: MTQQFHVNSNTQNPGMKHCHEHAKPTDGDIFLNPEKPLQSRLAMNKEKMRELTSQTYVAQVIGTAVSQHHLLACTSRMRSIQMRFSPMPANRQWKTRASTSPTTLPQAFEIPTYNCFSPLCWDHRGLHRPGCTRYIRCSNYVSCSLDPASVRSPNTNGKMTSTLARTSGDPSTGLHTVVIIFSVVRVKFSFKSMGTINCMIDIIYQIKEFLASL
- the LOC135718189 gene encoding uncharacterized protein isoform X2: MPRFSLLVRVQLLLPLQCNPPEQRRHHGQFHVNSNTQNPGMKHCHEHAKPTDGDIFLNPEKPLQSRLAMNKEKMRELTSQTYVAQVIGTAVSQHHLLACTSRMRSIQMRFSPMPANRQWKTRASTSPTTLPQAFEIPTYNCFSPLCWDHRGLHRPGCTRYIRCSNYVSCSLDPASVRSPNTNGKMTSTLARTSGDPSTGLHTVVIIFSVVRVKFSFKSMGTINCMIDIIYQIKEFLASL
- the LOC135718189 gene encoding uncharacterized protein isoform X1, with the translated sequence MPRFSLLVRVQLLLPLQCNPPEQRRHHGCIKQFHVNSNTQNPGMKHCHEHAKPTDGDIFLNPEKPLQSRLAMNKEKMRELTSQTYVAQVIGTAVSQHHLLACTSRMRSIQMRFSPMPANRQWKTRASTSPTTLPQAFEIPTYNCFSPLCWDHRGLHRPGCTRYIRCSNYVSCSLDPASVRSPNTNGKMTSTLARTSGDPSTGLHTVVIIFSVVRVKFSFKSMGTINCMIDIIYQIKEFLASL
- the LOC135718189 gene encoding uncharacterized protein isoform X5, whose translation is MPRFSLLVRVQLLLPLQCNPPEQRRHHGCIKQFHVNSNTQNPGMKHCHEHAKPTDGDIFLNPEKPLQSRLAMNKEKMRELTSQTYVAQVIGTAVSQHHLLACTSRMRSIQMRFSPMPANRQWKTRASTSPTTLPQAFEIPTYNCFSPLCWDHRGLHRPGCTRYIRCSNYVSCSLDPASVRSPNTNGKMTSTLARTSGDPSTGLHTVIFSSPCQIFFQVFG
- the LOC135718189 gene encoding uncharacterized protein isoform X3, with protein sequence MPRFSLLVRVQLLLPLQCNPPEQRRHHGCIKQFHVNSNTQNPGMKHCHEHAKPTDGDIFLNPEKPLQSRLAMNKEKMRELTSQTYVAQVIGTAVSQHHLLACTSRMRSIQMRFSPMPANRQWKTRASTSPTTLPQAFEIPTYNCFSPLCWDHRGLHRPGCTRYIRCSNYVSCSLDPASVRSPNTNGKMTSTLARTSGDPSTGLHTVIFSSPCQIFFQVNGYHQLYD
- the LOC135718189 gene encoding uncharacterized protein isoform X7; this encodes MKHCHEHAKPTDGDIFLNPEKPLQSRLAMNKEKMRELTSQTYVAQVIGTAVSQHHLLACTSRMRSIQMRFSPMPANRQWKTRASTSPTTLPQAFEIPTYNCFSPLCWDHRGLHRPGCTRYIRCSNYVSCSLDPASVRSPNTNGKMTSTLARTSGDPSTGLHTVVIIFSVVRVKFSFKSMGTINCMIDIIYQIKEFLASL